A region from the Triticum aestivum cultivar Chinese Spring chromosome 3D, IWGSC CS RefSeq v2.1, whole genome shotgun sequence genome encodes:
- the LOC123077394 gene encoding probable E3 ubiquitin-protein ligase HIP1: MDHTQPRDGHGNEPVPLGQMLFEHSGSDAPLRLGPPGFGSMASRSNDVPSSSHATQFPGHRVLNVGTSHVSFVPYRTAISSSHVPYDAQPKPALSSHVDNRMVAMKRKSLLPSVEGMDAVDYYVGSSSNSHFSDFVQPNPSALTEPLHPQMPLNIGPSNWIDQRLVNQEGSQRNVRARHDSANISLEPRPASTYTPSNNHQLPFHSTTSAFASTSAGRNQAPFPVPTRTLPSGGTGITDRIYHHPMHSSSSSVAAAPTVHGSSDSAMFANAGFPAPRAVHGSSAAAAPTVHGSSDSAVFANGGFTAPRAVHGGAVPSYGHPSYTVSSGSRAISHDAVIPSYPAATSTSMRIINLPSPISNAASSRHARVSMVHANSGRNRFVDRSSFHLIAETQRVMMEQLAFYQQSRQAAADPHRDLRLNIDEMSYEELLALEESIGTVNTGLADEKISGCVKEVVCCSSDEAQDDEDDGRCLVCLEEYKDNELLGILKCRHDFHTDCIKKWLQVKNACPVCKSAAA; the protein is encoded by the exons ATGGATCATACTCAACCCAGGGATGGGCATGGCAATGAACCTGTGCCTTTAG GTCAGATGCTTTTTGAGCATTCGGGTAGTGATGCGCCCCTTAGACTTGGTCCTCCAGGCTTTGGGAGTATGGCAAGTAGATCGAATGACGTTCCATCTTCAAGTCATGCTACACAGTTTCCAGGTCATAGAGTTTTGAACGTAGGGACCTCACATGTTTCCTTTGTTCCCTATCGCACTGCAATATCCAGCAGCCATGTACCATATGATGCTCAGCCGAAACCTGCCCTAAGTTCCCATGTGGACAACAGAATGGTTGCAATGAAGCGAAAGAGCCTCCTTCCTTCAGTGGAGGGAATGGACGCTGTTGACTATTATGTCGGCAGCTCCTCCAACAGTCACTTCTCTGATTTTGTGCAGCCAAATCCTAGTGCACTTACCGAGCCCTTGCATCCGCAAATGCCTTTAAACATTGGTCCAAGCAACTGGATTGACCAACGCTTAGTTAATCAAGAAGGATCTCAGAGGAATGTCAGAGCGCGCCATGATAGTGCTAATATTTCATTGGAACCTAGGCCAGCTTCAACTTACACACCAAGTAACAATCATCAGCTGCCGTTCCATTCAACCACAAGTGCTTTTGCAAGTACGTCAGCAGGAAGGAACCAAGCACCTTTTCCTGTGCCAACAAGAACATTACCTTCAG GTGGCACTGGGATCACTGATAGGATCTACCATCATCCTATGCATAGCAGCAGCTCAAGTGTTGCTGCTGCCCCAACTGTCCATGGTTCTTCAGACAGTGCGATGTTTGCCAATGCTGGCTTTCCTGCTCCTAGAGCTGTTCATGGCTCAAGTGCTGCTGCTGCCCCAACTGTCCATGGATCTTCAGACAGTGCGGTATTTGCTAATGGTGGCTTTACTGCTCCTAGAGCTGTTCATGGTGGCGCCGTTCCTAGCTACGGCCATCCATCCTACACAGTTTCCTCTGGCTCAAGAGCAATTTCGCATGATGCAGTCATTCCGAGCTATCCAGCTGCTACCTCTACATCCATGAGGATCATCAATCTGCCATCTCCTATCAGTAACGCTGCATCTTCTAGGCATGCAAGGGTATCCATGGTGCATGCCAACAGTGGAAGGAATAGATTTGTAGATAGGAGCTCATTCCATTTGATTGCTGAGACACAG CGGGTTATGATGGAGCAGTTGGCTTTCTATCAACAATCAAGACAAGCAGCTGCTGACCCCCACAGGGACTTGAGACTGAACATTGATGAGATGAGTTACGAG GAACTGTTGGCCTTGGAGGAATCCATAGGTACTGTGAACACCGGCCTTGCCGACGAAAAGATTTCAGGTTGTGTGAAAGAAGTGGTCTGTTGCAGTTCGGATGAGGCACAAGACGACGAAGATGATGGGCGCTGTCTAGTCTGCCTG GAGGAGTACAAAGACAATGAACTCCTGGGAATTCTGAAGTGCAGGCACGACTTCCACACTGACTGCATCAAGAAGTGGTTGCAGGTGAAGAACGCATGCCCGGTGTGCAAATCCGCCGCGGCTTAG